From Chitinivibrionia bacterium, one genomic window encodes:
- a CDS encoding diguanylate cyclase: MPKTAKKTDIIDAKPKTGVGIWISLKLLFTSFVIMLGLSVAVSAVFIFLFRPVSQKTVEMYLAEKSAQISYQIKLVFEKALDDTRLNARNLSIIHRDISRGRVIEMMVDWLRNKQEYKAVFVNFAPGMFDNQDAHFARDTRFVNGIFATHISQASDGIRVAADTRDFMTSDKFRIPFETQRSYISAPTQVQIAQGRGDYYLLMRISSPIIFNGFSIGAVGVDYAMDDILSLISGLSVLDNPRGFVSLALSDGFIIASRDPSLIYRNISEFVPMFDRPRFEENLSRSEANFAMATNFPSEDKLFGRHMLSAFHKFSINDTEKSFIVMASIPEDDVFAAINEATKYAAAAAGFLMFLGLFILFVLIRLTVIAPIISQMKTIEKLSITDALTGLANRRHFENTFSREWKLAIRNKKPIAFLMLDADKFKTYNDTYGHPQGDKLLIALSTVLKRALHRPSDLPGRLGGEEFGVLLPNTDLAGAVHLGELIRAEVEKLRVKVPETGKITTTTVSIGAASMLPVMGDSFEKIMKIADEHLYTAKETGRNRVYSDLSKENA; encoded by the coding sequence GTTTTCATATTTTTGTTTCGACCCGTTTCGCAAAAAACAGTCGAAATGTATCTTGCGGAAAAAAGTGCGCAAATATCATATCAAATAAAACTTGTTTTTGAAAAAGCGCTCGACGACACGCGTCTTAATGCAAGAAATTTATCGATTATCCACAGAGACATAAGTCGCGGGCGCGTAATCGAAATGATGGTGGACTGGCTAAGAAACAAGCAGGAGTACAAGGCGGTTTTTGTGAATTTTGCACCGGGAATGTTCGACAATCAGGACGCTCATTTTGCACGCGACACAAGATTCGTAAACGGAATATTCGCAACCCATATTTCGCAGGCAAGCGACGGCATAAGAGTAGCGGCGGACACAAGAGATTTTATGACATCGGACAAATTCAGAATACCTTTTGAGACGCAGAGGTCGTATATTTCCGCCCCCACACAAGTGCAAATTGCACAAGGCAGAGGCGACTACTATCTGCTTATGCGCATTTCATCGCCCATTATTTTCAACGGTTTTTCGATAGGGGCAGTCGGCGTTGACTACGCAATGGACGACATATTGTCGCTTATATCAGGGCTTTCGGTTTTGGATAATCCGAGGGGCTTCGTCTCTTTGGCTTTGAGCGACGGCTTCATTATTGCATCGCGCGACCCGTCTCTTATATACAGAAATATATCGGAATTTGTGCCTATGTTCGACAGACCTCGTTTTGAAGAAAACCTTTCCCGCTCCGAAGCAAATTTCGCTATGGCAACCAATTTTCCAAGCGAAGACAAATTATTCGGCAGACATATGCTCTCCGCATTTCATAAATTTTCGATAAATGACACCGAAAAATCTTTTATAGTAATGGCTTCTATTCCCGAAGACGACGTATTTGCCGCAATAAACGAAGCAACAAAATATGCGGCGGCGGCGGCAGGATTTTTAATGTTTCTGGGACTTTTTATCCTTTTTGTGCTTATCAGATTAACGGTAATCGCGCCTATTATTTCTCAGATGAAAACCATAGAAAAACTGAGCATAACCGACGCACTTACAGGGCTTGCCAATCGCAGACACTTTGAAAACACGTTTAGTCGCGAATGGAAACTTGCCATCCGAAATAAGAAACCGATTGCGTTTCTTATGCTTGACGCGGACAAATTTAAGACCTATAACGACACTTACGGACACCCCCAAGGCGACAAACTTCTGATTGCCCTCTCGACAGTCCTGAAAAGAGCGCTTCACAGACCGTCCGACCTCCCGGGGCGACTTGGCGGCGAAGAATTCGGTGTATTGCTCCCCAATACCGATTTGGCGGGAGCGGTGCATTTGGGCGAGTTAATTCGCGCAGAGGTCGAAAAACTTCGCGTAAAAGTTCCCGAAACAGGCAAAATTACGACTACTACGGTAAGTATAGGCGCGGCTTCAATGCTCCCCGTAATGGGCGACTCTTTCGAAAAAATCATGAAAATCGCCGACGAACACCTATACACCGCAAAAGAAACGGGAAGAAACAGGGTTTACAGCGATTTGAGCAAAGAGAACGCCTGA
- a CDS encoding DUF4434 domain-containing protein, translating to MKFKFLTTFLVFFSISFAQWMPSPVPPHINGFFVQPMLGYGIPDYRGNFRTQEHYDDWIKSMADVGATMLFIQWVGHYEENMGWFADAYGGSSHGDFFYYNHNLTPINGIPVNSWMPAIEAWTGSNITPIQRMLDAGQKNGVDIWLGLYLSEKGQFNWWNAVSDNNITAADSATFRYHVERNVALVQDLIAQYGDHPALGGFYYPIEIANLGFEKEENWDLLAWILDSVATEVHRLSDKRLAISPFFNVRLTNAQEWGRMWDYVLARSAIDIIILQDGVGVEPQTANQISPFFEAVAKASRNNDKEFWGNVELFTNTSGDRGVMQAKPATINEVLSRLNEIEETLRHTQTATTTFVCFSFLSMDPFVERTPFDDQYPLSARRQLYNDYKEFYEKYVKWDHNSINPNRARQSSRRNYRISVSGANISVSGLQRPTPYQIITPNGKVVSHGIAENGAVINSQLTSAGVYIFMLMSRDGTPIRQKILNRR from the coding sequence ATGAAATTCAAGTTTTTGACGACGTTTCTTGTTTTTTTCAGCATAAGCTTTGCTCAGTGGATGCCGAGTCCTGTCCCACCACACATTAACGGCTTTTTCGTTCAGCCGATGCTTGGATACGGGATACCTGATTATCGAGGAAACTTTAGAACGCAAGAACATTACGACGACTGGATAAAATCTATGGCAGATGTCGGCGCAACTATGCTTTTTATTCAGTGGGTCGGACATTACGAAGAAAATATGGGCTGGTTTGCCGATGCTTACGGCGGTTCTTCCCACGGCGATTTTTTCTATTATAATCATAATTTAACTCCCATAAACGGCATTCCCGTTAATTCGTGGATGCCCGCAATAGAGGCGTGGACAGGTTCAAACATAACTCCAATTCAACGAATGCTTGACGCAGGACAAAAAAACGGCGTTGATATTTGGCTCGGCTTATATTTAAGCGAAAAAGGGCAATTTAATTGGTGGAATGCGGTCAGCGACAACAACATAACAGCCGCAGACAGTGCGACTTTCCGCTATCACGTAGAGCGAAACGTTGCCTTGGTACAGGATTTAATTGCACAATACGGAGACCACCCTGCACTCGGCGGATTTTATTATCCCATAGAAATTGCAAATTTGGGCTTTGAAAAAGAAGAAAACTGGGACTTGCTCGCTTGGATTTTAGACAGCGTTGCAACCGAAGTTCACAGATTATCGGACAAAAGATTAGCGATTTCGCCGTTTTTTAATGTCAGACTGACAAACGCGCAAGAATGGGGCAGAATGTGGGATTATGTCTTGGCGCGCTCCGCAATCGACATAATTATACTTCAGGACGGAGTAGGAGTTGAGCCACAGACGGCAAATCAGATTTCACCTTTTTTTGAAGCGGTAGCAAAAGCAAGCAGAAATAACGACAAAGAGTTTTGGGGCAATGTGGAATTGTTTACAAATACAAGCGGCGACAGAGGAGTTATGCAAGCAAAGCCCGCAACCATAAACGAAGTTTTATCGCGATTAAACGAGATAGAGGAAACATTACGCCATACACAAACCGCCACTACCACATTTGTATGCTTCAGTTTTCTTTCGATGGACCCGTTTGTGGAGAGAACGCCGTTTGACGACCAATATCCGCTAAGCGCGCGCAGGCAACTTTATAACGATTACAAAGAATTTTACGAAAAATATGTTAAATGGGACCATAATTCAATAAATCCAAATAGAGCGCGACAAAGTTCTAGAAGAAATTACAGAATTTCAGTTTCGGGAGCAAATATCTCGGTAAGCGGGTTGCAAAGACCAACGCCTTACCAAATAATAACGCCGAACGGAAAAGTTGTTTCGCACGGAATTGCGGAAAACGGCGCAGTAATAAATTCTCAGCTCACATCTGCGGGAGTTTACATTTTTATGTTAATGTCGAGAGACGGTACACCTATAAGACAAAAGATTTTGAACAGACGATAA